One Mobula hypostoma chromosome 5, sMobHyp1.1, whole genome shotgun sequence DNA segment encodes these proteins:
- the LOC134346916 gene encoding chromatin complexes subunit BAP18-like isoform X1: MTSASTKVGEIFSAAGAAFTKLGELTMQLHPVADSSPAGAKWTDTEIEMLRSAVKRFGEDLNKISTVIKDRTVAQIKTTVKRKVYEDSSVPLPSESPKKAHKKVATPAATTGAPTSTTPPTATVGSGNVASTDSTGAKKQKPSDVTLSALNDSDVNSDLVDIEGLGDSSPAKKLNFDQDSLSLDSSLIMSTSDTPLPSR; encoded by the exons ATGACCTCTGCATCTACAAAG GTGGGCGAGATATTCTCTGCAGCCGGTGCTGCCTTCACCAAGCTAGGAGAGTTGACCATGCAGCTTCACCCGGTGGCCGATTCCTCGCCGGCTGG TGCCAAGTGGACGGACACAGAGATTGAGATGCTGCGCTCGGCTGTTAAGCGCTTCGGAGAGGATTTAAACAAAATCAGCACCGTCATCAAAGACCGTACAGT AGCTCAGATCAAGACCACAGTGAAGAGGAAGGTCTACGAGGACAGTAGTGTGCCACTCCCTTCGGAGTCCCCCAAGAAGGCCCATAAGAAGGTGGCAACCCCTGCGGCAACCACTGGCGCTCCAACAAGCACTACACCGCCCACAGCGACCGTGGGGTCCGGGAATGTGGCCTCCACAGACTCGACAGGAGCGAAGAAGCAGAAGCCATCAG ATGTGACCCTCAGTGCCCTGAATGACTCTGATGTCAACAGTGACCTGGTGGACATTGAAGGCCTGGGTGACAGCTCGCCAGCTAAGAAGCTCAATTTTGACCAGG ACAGTCTGAGCCTCGATTCCAGTCTCATCATGAGCACCTCAGACACCCCACTCCCGTCTCGCTGA
- the LOC134346916 gene encoding chromatin complexes subunit BAP18-like isoform X3, with the protein MTSASTKVGEIFSAAGAAFTKLGELTMQLHPVADSSPAGAQIKTTVKRKVYEDSSVPLPSESPKKAHKKVATPAATTGAPTSTTPPTATVGSGNVASTDSTGAKKQKPSDVTLSALNDSDVNSDLVDIEGLGDSSPAKKLNFDQDSLSLDSSLIMSTSDTPLPSR; encoded by the exons ATGACCTCTGCATCTACAAAG GTGGGCGAGATATTCTCTGCAGCCGGTGCTGCCTTCACCAAGCTAGGAGAGTTGACCATGCAGCTTCACCCGGTGGCCGATTCCTCGCCGGCTGG AGCTCAGATCAAGACCACAGTGAAGAGGAAGGTCTACGAGGACAGTAGTGTGCCACTCCCTTCGGAGTCCCCCAAGAAGGCCCATAAGAAGGTGGCAACCCCTGCGGCAACCACTGGCGCTCCAACAAGCACTACACCGCCCACAGCGACCGTGGGGTCCGGGAATGTGGCCTCCACAGACTCGACAGGAGCGAAGAAGCAGAAGCCATCAG ATGTGACCCTCAGTGCCCTGAATGACTCTGATGTCAACAGTGACCTGGTGGACATTGAAGGCCTGGGTGACAGCTCGCCAGCTAAGAAGCTCAATTTTGACCAGG ACAGTCTGAGCCTCGATTCCAGTCTCATCATGAGCACCTCAGACACCCCACTCCCGTCTCGCTGA
- the LOC134346916 gene encoding chromatin complexes subunit BAP18-like isoform X2 — MTSASTKVGEIFSAAGAAFTKLGELTMQLHPVADSSPAGAKWTDTEIEMLRSAVKRFGEDLNKISTVIKDRTVAQIKTTVKRKVYEDSSVPLPSESPKKAHKKVATPAATTGAPTSTTPPTATVGSGNVASTDSTGAKKQKPSDVTLSALNDSDVNSDLVDIEGLGDSSPAKKLNFDQV; from the exons ATGACCTCTGCATCTACAAAG GTGGGCGAGATATTCTCTGCAGCCGGTGCTGCCTTCACCAAGCTAGGAGAGTTGACCATGCAGCTTCACCCGGTGGCCGATTCCTCGCCGGCTGG TGCCAAGTGGACGGACACAGAGATTGAGATGCTGCGCTCGGCTGTTAAGCGCTTCGGAGAGGATTTAAACAAAATCAGCACCGTCATCAAAGACCGTACAGT AGCTCAGATCAAGACCACAGTGAAGAGGAAGGTCTACGAGGACAGTAGTGTGCCACTCCCTTCGGAGTCCCCCAAGAAGGCCCATAAGAAGGTGGCAACCCCTGCGGCAACCACTGGCGCTCCAACAAGCACTACACCGCCCACAGCGACCGTGGGGTCCGGGAATGTGGCCTCCACAGACTCGACAGGAGCGAAGAAGCAGAAGCCATCAG ATGTGACCCTCAGTGCCCTGAATGACTCTGATGTCAACAGTGACCTGGTGGACATTGAAGGCCTGGGTGACAGCTCGCCAGCTAAGAAGCTCAATTTTGACCAGG TCTGA